The Streptomyces sp. NBC_00162 genome window below encodes:
- a CDS encoding M48 family metallopeptidase, with the protein MEKWCAPDIDRESIVFEPRTGGTSVTGSGYLRGVSADPPQRAVEVRRSARRRRTVSAYREGDRTVVLIPARMSEAEEQRWVGVMLDKLAAQESKRTLGDAELTERAERLSEQFFSGRARPRSVRWVTNQNTRWGSCTPAEGSIRLSHRLQGMPEYVVDYVLLHELAHLLVPGHGPRFWELLEAYPRTERARGYLEGIVAAERLPKVPAARDE; encoded by the coding sequence ATGGAGAAATGGTGCGCCCCGGATATCGACCGCGAATCGATCGTGTTCGAACCGCGGACGGGCGGGACTTCCGTGACGGGTTCCGGGTACCTTCGTGGCGTGTCCGCCGACCCACCGCAGCGCGCCGTCGAAGTCCGCCGGAGCGCGCGCCGCCGCAGGACCGTATCCGCCTATCGCGAGGGTGACCGTACGGTCGTCCTGATCCCTGCCCGGATGTCGGAGGCCGAGGAGCAGCGCTGGGTGGGCGTCATGCTCGACAAGCTGGCTGCCCAGGAGAGCAAGCGCACCCTCGGGGACGCGGAACTGACCGAGCGCGCCGAGCGTTTGTCCGAGCAGTTCTTCAGCGGCCGGGCCCGCCCCCGCTCCGTCCGCTGGGTGACCAACCAGAACACCCGCTGGGGCTCCTGCACCCCGGCCGAGGGCAGCATCCGGCTCTCGCACCGCCTCCAGGGAATGCCGGAGTACGTCGTCGACTACGTACTCCTGCACGAGCTGGCGCACCTCCTCGTGCCCGGCCACGGTCCCCGCTTCTGGGAGCTGCTGGAGGCGTATCCGCGGACCGAGCGGGCCCGCGGATACCTGGAGGGGATCGTCGCCGCCGAGCGCCTCCCGAAGGTTCCCGCCGCCCGGGACGAATAG